The Cetobacterium sp. ZOR0034 genome has a segment encoding these proteins:
- the hemB gene encoding porphobilinogen synthase encodes MFNRNRRLRVSQTMRDLVKNIDFSLDNLIYPLFIEEGENIKVEISSMKGQFRISIDRLEEELKELKELGIKSLLLFGIPKKKDLVGSEGYNETGVVQEAIRFIKSKYPEFLIVTDVCLCEYTSHGHCGILRGEELLNDETLKLLQKVALSHAKAGADIVAPSDMMDGRIGAIREILDENGFINLPIMSYSVKYASAYYGPFREAADSAPSFGDRKSYQMDFRNSKDYMIEVQNDLDEGADIIMVKPGMPYLDVVKGVADAINNPVAIYNVSGEYSMVKAAAENGWIDEEKVVMENMYAMRRAGADIIITYHAKDVAKWLKRGV; translated from the coding sequence ATGTTTAATAGAAACAGAAGATTGAGAGTTTCTCAAACTATGAGAGATTTAGTTAAAAATATAGATTTTTCTTTGGATAATCTGATCTATCCTTTGTTTATAGAGGAGGGAGAGAATATAAAAGTTGAAATTTCATCTATGAAAGGACAGTTTAGAATATCTATAGATAGATTAGAAGAGGAGTTAAAAGAACTAAAAGAGTTAGGAATAAAATCACTGCTTCTTTTCGGAATACCGAAGAAAAAAGATTTAGTTGGTAGTGAAGGATACAATGAAACAGGAGTTGTTCAAGAAGCTATAAGATTCATTAAATCTAAATATCCAGAATTTTTGATAGTGACAGATGTTTGTCTTTGTGAGTATACTTCTCATGGGCACTGTGGAATTTTAAGAGGAGAAGAACTTTTAAATGATGAAACGTTAAAACTTCTTCAAAAAGTGGCACTATCACATGCTAAGGCTGGAGCAGATATAGTTGCTCCTTCAGATATGATGGACGGAAGAATTGGTGCAATAAGAGAAATTTTAGATGAAAATGGATTTATAAATTTACCAATCATGTCTTATAGTGTTAAATACGCCTCAGCGTATTATGGACCTTTCAGAGAAGCTGCAGATTCAGCACCATCTTTTGGAGATAGAAAAAGTTATCAAATGGATTTCAGAAATTCTAAAGACTATATGATTGAGGTTCAAAATGATTTAGATGAAGGTGCAGATATAATAATGGTAAAACCAGGAATGCCATATTTAGATGTAGTTAAAGGGGTGGCAGACGCAATAAATAATCCAGTAGCTATTTATAATGTGAGTGGAGAATATTCGATGGTTAAAGCTGCAGCAGAGAATGGTTGGATAGATGAAGAGAAAGTTGTAATGGAAAATATGTATGCAATGAGAAGAGCAGGAGCAGATATAATAATAACATATCATGCTAAAGATGTGGCAAAATGGTTAAAAAGAGGAGTTTAA
- the cobA gene encoding uroporphyrinogen-III C-methyltransferase, protein MVNKKMGKVYIIGAGCGNIDLLTLKGKRCIEEADCVVYDRLIDPKVLKLAKPSAEMIYLGKGNTEGGVIQDEINKTLASKALEGKVVARVKGGDPFVFGRGGEEIEEIVKHSIPFEIVPGISSSIAVPEYAGIPVTHRGLARSFHVFTGHTMENGEWHDFSTIAKLDGTLVFLMGIKNLDLITGDLISNGKNPDTPVAVIEKGTSENQRVTVGTLKDIVEKAKEEKIVPPAITIIGDVVNMRETFKWFENQSLSGKKVLVTRDEKQATEFSEKLRVKGATVRELPFINIESAESFDERELKEYSAILFNSPNGVKYFMENVKDIRSLGHLKIGVVGAKTDELLREYKIIPDFIPEKYMGTELAKEVVNFTKDGDKVLFVTSDISPAKCEKWSEDYNREFHKLVVYKTGKNIHSKDKVESMLNEVEYITFLSSSTVEAFHESIEGDLSLLDSKKLVSIGPVTTKTMLELGYKVSLEAKVFDVDGVISIIGDEK, encoded by the coding sequence ATGGTTAATAAAAAAATGGGGAAAGTATACATAATAGGTGCAGGCTGCGGAAATATAGATTTATTGACACTAAAAGGAAAAAGATGTATAGAGGAAGCAGATTGTGTAGTTTATGATAGATTGATAGATCCAAAGGTTTTAAAATTAGCTAAGCCATCAGCAGAGATGATCTATTTAGGAAAAGGAAATACGGAAGGTGGAGTAATCCAAGATGAAATAAATAAGACTTTGGCTTCAAAAGCTTTAGAGGGTAAAGTGGTAGCGAGAGTTAAGGGTGGAGATCCTTTTGTTTTTGGTAGAGGTGGAGAGGAGATAGAGGAGATAGTAAAACACTCTATTCCATTTGAAATTGTTCCAGGAATAAGTTCATCAATAGCTGTACCTGAATATGCAGGAATCCCTGTGACTCATAGAGGACTAGCAAGGTCATTCCATGTATTCACAGGTCATACAATGGAAAATGGCGAGTGGCATGACTTTTCGACAATAGCAAAATTAGATGGAACTCTTGTATTTTTAATGGGAATTAAAAATTTAGATTTAATCACAGGAGATTTAATAAGTAATGGTAAAAATCCAGATACACCAGTGGCAGTTATAGAAAAAGGAACGAGTGAGAACCAAAGAGTTACAGTTGGAACTTTAAAAGATATAGTAGAAAAAGCTAAAGAGGAAAAAATTGTTCCGCCTGCAATAACTATAATTGGTGATGTTGTTAATATGAGAGAAACATTTAAGTGGTTTGAAAATCAATCACTTTCAGGAAAGAAAGTTTTAGTGACAAGAGATGAAAAACAAGCTACAGAGTTTTCTGAGAAATTAAGAGTTAAGGGAGCTACAGTAAGAGAGTTACCTTTTATAAATATTGAGAGTGCAGAATCTTTTGATGAAAGAGAGTTGAAAGAGTATAGTGCAATTTTGTTTAACTCACCAAATGGAGTTAAATACTTTATGGAAAATGTAAAAGATATTAGATCATTAGGGCATTTGAAAATTGGTGTGGTTGGAGCTAAAACAGATGAACTATTAAGGGAGTATAAAATAATACCTGATTTTATACCAGAAAAATATATGGGTACAGAGTTAGCAAAAGAGGTTGTTAATTTTACGAAGGATGGAGATAAAGTTTTATTTGTAACTTCAGATATCTCTCCAGCAAAGTGTGAGAAATGGAGTGAAGACTACAATAGAGAGTTTCATAAGTTAGTAGTTTATAAAACTGGAAAAAATATTCATTCAAAAGATAAAGTGGAGTCTATGCTAAATGAAGTGGAGTATATTACATTTTTAAGTTCATCGACGGTTGAGGCTTTCCATGAAAGTATAGAGGGAGATTTATCGCTTTTAGATAGCAAAAAACTTGTATCGATAGGTCCTGTAACAACAAAGACTATGTTAGAGTTAGGTTATAAAGTATCTTTAGAAGCAAAAGTTTTTGATGTAGATGGTGTTATATCTATAATAGGAGATGAAAAGTAG
- the hemC gene encoding hydroxymethylbilane synthase yields MKEKIVIGSRGSILALAQSEMIKGRLQNNYPELKFEIKVIVTSGDKDLVSNWNNSDKSLKSFFTKEIEHELLDGTVDIAVHSMKDMPIISPSGLICGATPDREDNRDVIVSRTGKKLLELPIGAIVGTSSLRRTMGLKTLRPDLEIKQLRGNIHTRLKKLDEGQYDAILLAAAGLKRVGLKDRITEELDCELMMPAPAQGALHIQCRENDEYIRSILKSIHNPEIEEIVDIEREFSKIFDGGCHTPMGCSGERVGDKISLKGVYCHEDIMYKAEVLEERVLGKEIAHKLAAKIREKING; encoded by the coding sequence ATGAAAGAGAAAATCGTAATTGGAAGTAGAGGAAGTATATTGGCGTTAGCTCAAAGTGAAATGATAAAAGGAAGATTACAAAATAATTATCCAGAGCTAAAGTTTGAGATAAAGGTAATTGTGACGAGTGGGGATAAGGATTTAGTAAGTAACTGGAACAACAGTGATAAATCACTTAAAAGTTTCTTTACAAAAGAGATCGAGCATGAATTGTTAGATGGGACAGTAGATATAGCTGTACATTCAATGAAGGATATGCCGATAATATCACCATCAGGATTAATATGTGGAGCTACACCAGACAGAGAAGATAATAGGGATGTAATTGTATCTAGAACTGGAAAAAAATTATTGGAGTTACCAATTGGAGCGATAGTAGGTACAAGTTCTTTAAGAAGAACTATGGGATTGAAAACTCTAAGACCAGATTTAGAGATAAAGCAATTGAGAGGAAATATACACACAAGATTAAAAAAACTTGATGAGGGACAATATGATGCTATCCTTTTAGCAGCGGCAGGACTTAAAAGAGTTGGACTAAAAGATAGAATAACTGAAGAGTTAGATTGTGAACTAATGATGCCGGCACCAGCTCAAGGAGCTTTACACATTCAGTGTAGAGAAAATGATGAATATATAAGATCTATTTTAAAGAGTATTCATAATCCTGAAATAGAGGAGATTGTAGATATAGAAAGAGAGTTCTCAAAGATTTTCGATGGAGGGTGCCATACTCCAATGGGGTGTTCGGGAGAAAGAGTTGGAGATAAAATATCTTTAAAAGGTGTTTACTGCCATGAGGATATAATGTATAAAGCTGAAGTTTTAGAGGAGAGAGTTTTAGGTAAAGAGATTGCTCATAAATTAGCTGCGAAAATAAGGGAGAAAATAAATGGTTAA